CGTGCGTTCCTTGATGGCCGGGGCGTTGCCCGCATCCTTGCGGTCACGCTTGTCGAAGTGGCGGTACGGATTCGTGATGAGTGGATCGACATGCTCCTGAATCGCGAGCACCGCGTCGATGAACTGCTCGACCTCGTCCCGTCCATGCTCAAGCTCGTACTGGCGAATGCGCTCAGCCGTAGCGGACATGCTCTCGACCATGTTGCGGTTCGTTTTGGAGAAGCGGACGTTGTTCTTGAAGAAGTCACAGTGAGCCAGCACGTGCGCTACAATGAGCTTGTTCTGGATGAGCGAGTTGCCATCGAGCAGGAACGCATAGCACGGATCGGAGTTGATGACGAGCTCGTAAATTTTGCTTAAGCCGAAGTCGTACTGCATCTTCATCTTGTGGAACGTCTTCCCGAAGCTCCAATGGCTGAAGCGGGTCGGCATTCCGTAAGCGCCGAACGTGTAAATAATATCCGCGGGACAGATCTCGTAGCGCATCGGGTAGAAGTCGAGGCCGAAGCCGACTGCTATCTCTGTAATTTCGTCGATGGCGCGCTCGAGCTGCTTGATGTCATCTGGTGTCAAGCTTAGCTCACCTCCGATCTGGGTTGTAATCAATATATTCGGACGGAGGCGCGGACATACTTGATTTTCGTGGGGGAGGGGTGGTCGGTTAGATTAAGTTCTCCCCTGTGCTCCTTGATTGTTTCTGATCCGCACGAATTATGGTATAATTCAGGGATAAAGGAGGCGAAGATCATGCAATTCAGTCTCAAAGCTCCGGACGGTACAGTCATTGAGTCTTACTTGAAGAATCACAAAGAATTCATTCAGATTGCTGGCATGGAATACGAGGTGTACAGTCCTGTCGATGAGTTTGATTCCGACCCGGAAATCAGACAAATGATCGAGGCTTCTGAGAAGGACATAAAGGAAGGAAACGTGTATTCTGCTGAAGAGATGGTGGAAGCGATAAAGCGTGGTGAATTGTAGTTGATCGTGCAATGGACCGAAACGGCGCGAAATCGATTCCGGCAAATCAAGAGCAAGCATTACAGCGAACAAGAGACGATCGAATATAAGATAAATCTGCTTCGGCGCGTAGAGCATAAGGTCGTTCAAATGGGAACGATGATGCCTTCACGTGAATACCACGGCACCTACTACTGCATCGTAGACAGGTATATCGTGTCTTACAAGGTACTGGATAACGGGGAAAGATACGTCATCACTTCGTTCAAGCACGGTGCGATGAGACGCAACCTTAAATATTGAACCGACTTCACTGGGAGTCGGTTTTTTCGTCCCCAAATTAAGTAACTTGGTGACACGAAGCCTAGCCTTCTCTCATAAATTTTCATCTCGAGCTGCTTGATGTCATCTGGTGTCAAGCTTAGCACACCTCCGATCTGGGTTGTAATCCATATATTCGGTCGGAGGCGCGGACATACTTGATTTTCGTGGGGCAGGGATTCCCCTCCAATTAAAAGGAAACTTCCTTCCAGCTCCCTTCGTACTACCCCATAAGCTACAGAGGCAAGGGCTGAATACCCAATACGCTGCGAAGGAGCGCGAAGCGAGATGAGAGACAAGGGCTGTATGAAGTGCGGAAGCAGGGAAGCGAAGACGAAGAATGTCGCGATGACGGGAACGGGGCTGTCCAAGATGTTCGATCTACAGCATAACGAATTTGTGGTCGTATATTGCACGAACTGTGGATACTCGGAGTTTTATAATCGGAAGTCGTCCACGGCGTCGAATGTACTGGATTTATTTTTTGGCGGATAACAATCTATATTATAGTTGCATACGGAGCTCTCCCGACGGTCCTGGATCGTTCGCGGGGAGCTTATTCGTGTATGTGGCGGCTGGAGCTGCACTTCGCATCTAATCCGTACCCGGACTTGAAGGTCGTCCGATTGAACGAGCTAGACTTCGACACGAACGCGCCAGCGCTTGCCACGAATGTGCAGGAGGCCGCTCGCACTGATGCTCGAGCTAGCTGGGTCCCCTACCGACTAGAGCTAAACCGTGAGGTAACGCGTGCCTTTTTTCGAGATACGGAGTTGACCAAGGTGTTCAATTGGAGTATACCGACTGAGTTGATCGAATTCATCGTTGCGTATCCGGAGCATGGTGAATCCTAGAGACGAACTTGCGGTATCATTGTCATTGTTAGTAAAATCAACGATATAGGATTTAGATGCTCTCGAACAATCGGTTCATATACTATTCTTGTCAGAAGTGAGGGAGACCATGCCAATAACGAAAGCGAAGCTCTCCGATTTTACTGTTTTTGATGAATTAAATTTGTCATTTACTAATGGGATCAATGTCTTTATCGGAGAAAACGGGACAGGGAAGACACATCTTCTGAAGCTACTGTATGCAGCAAGTCAAGCCTCACGTAAAGATGTGACTTTCGAAGAGAAGATTCGAAAGGTGTTTAGACCTAAGGACATGAAGATGTCTCGCTTAGTTCGCAGGGTGAAGGCTGGAAATCGTACGGCCACTATTGAAATCAGCTCTCATGAAGCAACGCTGAAGAGCGAAATCAAGCTGAAAACAGCAGGAACTGAAACAAAGGGTGAAGAAAAATGGGAGCACCATTTTTTGGGTCACAGTATATTTATACCTGCCAAAGAAATTCTCTCGCACTCTTATAATTTCTTGGAAGCCCATCGAGCGGGGAACATTGACTTCGATGATACATACGCTGACATTATTGCATATGCAAAAGTGGATATCAAAAAAGGGCCGGAGCCACAAGCGAGAAAATCGTTCATTAAGGATCTCGAGAAGATGCTGAGCGGTACGGTTAAAGTGGACAATGATGTATTTTATTTACAGCAGAAAGTCGGAGGTCCCTTAGAATTTAGTCTTGTCGCAGAAGGTGTAAGAAAGCTGGCCTTGCTATGGATGCTCATCAAAAACGGAACCCTTGAACAAGGCTCTGTTCTATACTGGGATGAACCTGAAGCGAACATTAACCCTTCCGCTATTCCGATCATTGCCGATATTCTACTAGCCTTAGAAAAAGAAGGTGTGTAAATCTTCTTGGCCACTCATAACTATGTATTGCTGAAGGCGATTGATCTACGCAGGTCAACTGACAATCAGGTCCAATATCATTCCTTCTATAAAGATATGGAGACGATCCGGGTCAGTAGTTACACAGAGTTGTTCCAAGTGTCTCCAAATCCGATCTTAGAAGCATACACGATGTTAATGGATGAGTCTGTTAGACGGGAGATGGATAGTTGATCCTGATCATCCGAGGTCCTCGGTGGAGGAGAGAGTCAAATACTTGGAGCGTATGAAATCGTCTGACTTGGCTCGTGATCTCGGCCAGAAGGTGAAGGATACCTTGCTATTTGAGTG
Above is a genomic segment from Paenibacillus sp. YYML68 containing:
- a CDS encoding zinc ribbon domain-containing protein translates to MRDKGCMKCGSREAKTKNVAMTGTGLSKMFDLQHNEFVVVYCTNCGYSEFYNRKSSTASNVLDLFFGG
- a CDS encoding ATP/GTP-binding protein; amino-acid sequence: MPITKAKLSDFTVFDELNLSFTNGINVFIGENGTGKTHLLKLLYAASQASRKDVTFEEKIRKVFRPKDMKMSRLVRRVKAGNRTATIEISSHEATLKSEIKLKTAGTETKGEEKWEHHFLGHSIFIPAKEILSHSYNFLEAHRAGNIDFDDTYADIIAYAKVDIKKGPEPQARKSFIKDLEKMLSGTVKVDNDVFYLQQKVGGPLEFSLVAEGVRKLALLWMLIKNGTLEQGSVLYWDEPEANINPSAIPIIADILLALEKEGV